Proteins found in one Oryza glaberrima chromosome 4, OglaRS2, whole genome shotgun sequence genomic segment:
- the LOC127770960 gene encoding ABC transporter F family member 4-like, producing MAIAAEKSPRRLITNLNRRDGRYSRDRQGEHQKPSPAKSPEVRAERKAGRSRPTKNSEPSSYLAGIDLPPSDDDDDDELAGAATPRAASFAPVDVNAAAPPPPQRKEVKTKKKEERRKHEAAAAAAAANLWDDPDSYVVTIGGRVLGRGAAAAADAATDNVRDVVVEDFDVSVQGVALFEGASLRVAHGRRYGLVGPNGKGKTTLLKLLHWRKLPVPRGIRVTLVVQEDDNRDPRPVIEVVLAADEELATLRAERDQLEASSAAAAANGARLAEVYEELTQRGWDTAPARAAKIIAGLGFDQASQARPASSFSGGWIKRIALAGALFMQPTLLLLDEPTNHLDLRAVLWLEEYLTAQCKSTLVVVSHEEGFLNAICDEVVHLQDKKLHAYRGGFDSFVGSYEQKKAKAMKESERLAKAARKSGRRAPKKWHDYTVEFHFAAPTELAGGGPLLRLAEAGFTRGGFQLSAIDADVSMGQPVAVVGPNGAGKSTLLKLLAGELTPTSGEARRNPKLRIGLYSQHFCDALPEEKSPVQHLLDTHPHLESKPWEARAKLARFGLAKESHLTTIGKLSGGQKARVALASVALGEPHVLLLDEPTNNLDMQSIDALADALDEFAGGVVIVSHDSRLVSCVCDDEERSALWVVQDGTVRPYDGTFAEYRDDLLDDIRKEMAAD from the exons atggcgattGCGGCTGAGAAATCGCCG AGAAGACTCATTACGAATCTGAATAGGCGAGACGGTAGATATAGTAGGGACAGACAAGGCGAACACCAAAAGCCGAGCCCCGCGAAATCCCCCGAAGTCCGAGCCGAAAGGAAAGCCGGTAGATCGAGGCCCACGAAGAACTCCGAGCCCTCGTCGTACCTAGCTGGGATCGATCTCCCCCcttccgacgacgacgacgatgacgagctCGCTGGCGCTGCCACGCCGAGGGCGGCGTCGTTCGCGCCGGTCGACGtcaacgccgccgcgccgccgccgccgcagcgcaaGGAGgtgaagacgaagaagaaggaggagcggcgcaagcacgaggcggcggcggcggcggcggcggcgaatctCTGGGACGACCCTGACTCGTACGTCGTCACCATCGGCGGCCGCGTCCTGggacgcggcgccgccgccgccgcggacgccgcgACCGACAACGTGAGGGACGTCGTCGTGGAGGACTTCGACGTGTCGGTGCAGGGGGTGGCGCTGTTCGAGGGCGCGTCGCTGCGCGTCGCGCACGGGCGGCGGTACGGCCTCGTCGGGCCCAACGGCAAGGGGAAGACCACCCTGCTCAAGCTCCTCCACTGGAGGAAGCTCCCGGTGCCGCGCGGCATCCGCGTCACGCTCGTGGTGCAGGAGGACGACAACCGCGACCCCCGCCCGGTGATCGAGGtggtgctcgccgccgacgaggagctcgCCACGCTGCGCGCCGAGCGTGACCAGCTCgaggcctcctccgccgccgccgccgccaacggcgCCCGGCTCGCCGAGGTGTACGAGGAGCTCACGCAGCGTGGCTGGGACACCGCCCCGGCGCGCGCGGCCAAGATCATCGCCGGGCTGGGGTTCGACCAGGCGAGCcaggcgcggccggcgagctccttcaGCGGCGGCTGGATCAAGCGCatcgcgctcgccggcgcgctcTTCATGCAGCCaacgctcctcctcctcgacgagccCACCAACCACCTCGACCTCCGCGCCGTCCTGTGGCTGGAGGAGTACCTTACCGCGCAGTGCAAGAGcaccctcgtcgtcgtctcccacGAGGAGGGCTTCCTCAACGCCATCTGCGACGAGGTCGTGCACCTCCAGGACAAGAAGCTGCACGCCTACCGCGGCGGCTTCGACTCCTTCGTCGGCAGCTACGAGCAGAAGAAGGCCAAGGCCATGAAGGAGAGCGAGAGGCTGGCCAAGGCTGCGCGGAAGAGCGGCCGGAGGGCGCCCAAGAAGTGGCACGACTACACCGTCGAGTTCCACTTCGCCGCGCccaccgagctcgccggcggcgggcccctcctccgcctcgccgaggCCGGGTTCACCCGCGGCGGATTCCAGCTGTCCGCCATCGACGCCGACGTCTCCATGGGGcagcccgtcgccgtcgtcggccccAACGGGGCAGGGAAATCCACCCTCCTcaagctcctcgccggcgagctcacgccgacgagcggcgaggcgaggaggaacCCCAAGCTGAGGATCGGGCTCTACTCGCAGCACTTCTGCGACGCGCTGCCGGAGGAGAAGAGCCCCGTGCAGCACCTGCTCGACACGCATCCCCACCTGGAGAGCAAGCCATGGGAGGCGCGCGCCAAGCTCGCCAGGTTCGGGCTGGCCAAAGAGAGCCACCTCACCACCATCGGCAAGCTCTCCGGCGGGCAGAAGGCCCGCGTCGCGCTCGCCTCCGTCGCGCTCGGGGAGCCGCACGTGCTGCTGCTCGACGAGCCGACCAACAACCTCGACATGCAGAGCATCGACGCGCTGGCGGACGCGCTCGACgagttcgccggcggcgtggtcaTCGTCAGCCATGACTCGAGGCTGGTGTCCTGCGTCtgcgacgacgaggagaggagCGCGCTGTGGGTGGTGCAGGACGGCACGGTGAGGCCGTACGACGGCACGTTCGCCGAGTACAGGGACGATCTCCTGGACGACATCAGGAAGGAGATGGCCGCCGACtga
- the LOC127770598 gene encoding uncharacterized protein LOC127770598, with protein sequence MAAAAAAADASAEAAAIARRLASCNGSARERAVRHLLSTFLPASAPHLSASDLLKLWKGLFFCFWHSDKPLYQSSLATRLAAGVSSGPSPAAAAAFFAAYLATLRREWVHIDTHRLDKFYLLNRRFLHHAFLLLAANSFAADLTSQVVSILSEKVLLPEADNVAAGSPRGLGYHVAEVFLDELSPVLPVSLQTMEVLLSPFFAVLEKSSDRVMVTKVKSSVFERFLESGKQLLEMAKKGEGVEKGSADEKIGKVGLLFGFSKRFSDIGAKAETVQANRKVLFGLRDAFVKVEKGLELSGVEIAVPEFKSTEVTGVENGMDLDEVKVEKKKKKKAKKASLVEGESEGAKDSKQEKKVKKEKKEKKKKKKVEVVDEGDVTEQSTDAPAEEDQQMGDGTEAVTFDETLMSNLQKQFEKAAAEAGMVNGGSSSSASPASGKAAKKRKRAKSADRLSVSDGDDVSSEGTIISQDGEKSGKKVRFSMKNNLVWKPHNPLPPQCLRLPPSATPRGSALKKGVLPGPIKETPTPVKKTKPKAKSAKKVLKKPSSAAKRLRKLQNFSA encoded by the coding sequence atggccgccgccgccgccgccgccgacgcatcGGCCGAGGCCGCGGCCATCGCGCGGCGCCTGGCCTCCTGCAACGGCTCCGCACGGGAGCGCGCGGTGCGGCACCTCCTCTCCACCTTCCTCCCGGCCTCGGCCCCGcacctctccgcctccgaccTCCTCAAGCTCTGGAAGGgcctcttcttctgcttctggCACTCCGACAAGCCGCTCTACCAGTCCTCCCTCGccacccgcctcgccgccggcgtctcctCGGGCCcctcgccggctgccgccgccgccttcttcgccgCCTACCTCGCCACCCTCCGCCGCGAGTGGGTCCACATCGACACCCACCGCCTCGACAAGTTCTACCTCCTCAACCGCAGGTTCCTCCAccacgccttcctcctcctcgccgccaactCCTTCGCCGCCGACCTCACCTCCCAGGTCGTATCGATCCTGTCGGAGAAGGTACTCCTTCCCGAGGCCGACAacgtcgccgccggctcgcccCGTGGGCTTGGGTACCATGTCGCCGAGGTGTTTCTGGACGAGCTGTCGCCTGTGCTCCCTGTGAGCTTACAGACAATGGAGGTGTTGCTATCTCCTTTCTTCGCTGTGTTGGAGAAGTCATCTGATAGGGTGATGGTGACTAAGGTTAAGTCTAGTGTGTTTGAGAGGTTCCTCGAGAGCGGCAAACAATTGCTCGAGATGGCGAAGAAAGGCGAGGGGGTGGAGAAGGGGAGCGCAGACGAGAAGATTGGGAAGGTTGGCTTGCTGTTTGGGTTCAGCAAGAGGTTCTCAGATATTGGGGCGAAGGCGGAGACCGTGCAAGCAAACCGAAAGGTGCTATTTGGGCTGAGGGATGCGTTTGTGAAGGTTGAGAAAGGATTGGAGCTCTCTGGGGTCGAGATTGCTGTGCCAGAGTTCAAGAGTACCGAGGTGACAGGGGTGGAGAATGGCATGGATTTGGATGAGGTGaaggtggagaagaagaagaagaaaaaggcgAAGAAGGCTTCATTGGTGGAAGGTGAGTCGGAGGGGGCCAAGGATTCAAAGCAAGAGAAAAAGGtcaagaaggagaagaaagagaagaagaaaaagaagaaggtaGAGGTTGTTGATGAGGGAGATGTCACGGAACAGAGTACAGATGCTCCTGCAGAGGAGGACCAACAGATGGGTGATGGTACTGAGGCTGTTACATTTGATGAGACATTGATGTCCAATCTCCAGAAGCAGTTTGAGAAGGCTGCAGCAGAAGCTGGTATGGTCAATGGAGGCAGCAGCTCAAGTGCTTCGCCCGCTAGTGGGAAAGCTgcaaagaaaaggaagagagcAAAATCTGCAGATAGGTTATCGGTTTCTGATGGAGACGATGTTAGCAGCGAAGGTACAATTATTTCCCAGGATGGGGAGAAGAGCGGTAAGAAAGTGAGGTTCTCGATGAAGAATAATCTAGTTTGGAAGCCTCACAATCCTTTGCCGCCGCAGTGCTTGAGGCTGCCACCATCTGCTACTCCAAGAGGGAGTGCACTAAAAAAGGGTGTTCTGCCTGGGCCTATAAAAGAAACGCCTACGCCTGTGAAGAAGACTAAGCCAAAAGCGAAATCTGCAAAGAAGGTCTTGAAGAAGCCTTCCTCAGCCGCGAAGCGCTTGCGGAAGTTGCAAAATTTCTCTGCATGA
- the LOC127771962 gene encoding cold-responsive protein kinase 1-like, protein MANPNASAVFLAFIVILIIVIFILLGICWKFLRPDIMRRLMRPKRAPSEVPEYFSGNMSGNLRTITYFDYATLKKATKDFHQKNQLGRGGFGPVYLGKLDDGRKVAVKQLSVGKSGQGESEFFVEVNMITSIQHKNLVRLVGCCSEGQQRLLVYEYMKNKSLDKILFGVDGAPFLNWKTRHQIIIGIARGLQYLHEESNLRIVHRDIKASNILLDDKFQPKISDFGLARFFPEDQTYLSTAFAGTLGYTAPEYAIRGELTVKADTYSFGVLVLEIVSSRKNTDLSLPNEMQYLPEHAWRLYEQSKILELVDAKLQVDGFDEKEVMQVCQIALLCVQPFPNLRPAMSEVVLMLTMKTTEQSVIPAPVRPAFLDRKSLKDKNNGGGSDTAAEMRSTSYWLGTPSPMVDRPYDMSCGI, encoded by the exons ATGGCGAACCCAAATGCGAGTGCGGTCTTCCTGGCCTTCATCGTGATTCTCATCATAGTCATCTTCATCCTACTTGGTATCTGCTGGAAGTTCCTCAGGCCAGATATCATGAGGAGATTGATGAGGCCAAAGAGGGCTCCGTCAG AGGTACCCGAGTATTTCAGCGGCAACATGAGCGGCAATCTGCGCACAATAACATACTTTGATTATGCAACACTGAAGAAGGCCACGAAGGACTTCCACCAGAAGAATCAGCTCGGGAGAGGAGGCTTTGGACCTGTTTATCTG GGGAAACTAGACGATGGCAGGAAGGTTGCTGTGAAGCAGCTGAGCGTCGGCAAGTCAGGTCAGGGCGAGTCCGAGTTCTTCGTCGAGGTGAACATGATAACCAGCATCCAGCACAAGAACCTTGTTCGCCTTGTGGGCTGCTGCTCGGAGGGCCAGCAACGGCTGCTCGTCTACGAGTACATGAAGAACAAGAGCTTGGACAAGATACTGTTTG GTGTTGATGGTGCACCGTTTCTGAACTGGAAGACGCGGCACCAGATCATCATCGGCATCGCGAGAGGCCTGCAGTACCTGCACGAGGAGTCCAACCTGAGGATTGTTCATCGCGACATCAAGGCGAGCAACATCCTCCTGGACGATAAGTTTCAGCCCAAGATCAGTGACTTTGGCTTGGCAAGATTCTTCCCCGAGGACCAGACATACCTCAGCACGGCATTTGCCGGCACACT AGGCTACACGGCGCCTGAATACGCCATCAGAGGGGAGCTCACAGTGAAAGCCGACACCTACAGCTTCGGAGTTCTCGTGCTCGAGATCGTCAGCAGCAGGAAGAACACggatctctctctcccgaacgaAATGCAGTACCTGCCTGAACAT GCATGGAGGCTGTACGAGCAATCCAAGATACTGGAGCTGGTCGACGCGAAGCTGCAGGTCGACGGGTTCGACGAGAAGGAGGTGATGCAGGTGTGCCAGATCGCGCTGCTCTGCGTGCAGCCATTCCCGAACCTGAGGCCGGCGATGTCGGAGGTGGTGCTGATGCTCACCATGAAGACGACGGAGCAGTCCGTCATCCCCGCGCCGGTGAGGCCGGCGTTCCTGGACAGGAAGAGCCTCAAGGACAAGaacaacggcggcggctcggacACGGCGGCGGAGATGAGGTCGACGTCGTACTGGCTCggcacgccgtcgccgatggTCGACAGGCCGTACGACATGAGCTGTGGCATATAA